The following is a genomic window from Novipirellula aureliae.
CGCCAGCATTCCAATCAAAATGGTTGTAATTGGGTTCATAATCTTTCGCAGCCCTGCGGTCCTTTTTGAGCACATCAAAAGCAGACTTTTGCGGTTCAATCCCGTTATTAATTCGGTCACGCATCAACTCGATTTGTTCTCCTGTCATCATGATCCCAGGGTGGATCATGGGGGCGCGTTCCAGAGTGAGATTCTGCGCAAGACTTGTCTGACTAAGAATCAATACAATGAATACAGTCGCGATGGAGTGTGAAAACTTTCTCATGTTTCTACTTTTTACTGATGTCATTCCTGTGGGTGACCATTAAAGATTATGCGTTAAAGGTCAGTTACAAAATCCGGTCAATCTGATGAGGCGTGACCCTCTCTAGACGCTCCTACTGCACCGGCTGCACAGGACGTAATGCGGAAGAATCCCCCGGGTTGGACAACGCGGACTTGGGGATGGGGTCATGGCTGGTGGCACCGGGGATCTTCCATTGGACTTCGAATAGATTGCGCATCGAAGGCCATTCTCCGTAGAGCATGCCCTTTCTGTAGTTGCCGTTGTTGACGGTGAGGACGATCTTGTGCTTACCGGCTTTTAGCCCCAGTTCAGAGTCAAATTGAGCCCAGGCTATCCTGGCTCGATTGTCACGCATCCAATGATCCACCACAAGCTGATCATCAATGTAGAGACGTGACTGGTTTTCCGTGCCCACCTGGAAGCTGTAATTACCGTCAGCGGGAACGTCCAGATAACCGGAAAAACGGATGGCATACTGCTCGTCTTTGGCAACGGAAAAACTGAAAGTTGGAGTGGTTCCTGACGCACTGCTCTCAAAGGAATCCAATCCAGGATCGGTGTCAAAATGAGGGGTTCGGTATTCATACCAGAGGCCAGGCTCCGCAACGTTTACTTGTGCTGCAGGAAGCAGATTTTTAACGGGCAGATAATAGGTGGTTGAAACTGGATCGCAGGAGCTACCGGAACTTTTCAAAACCAACTTGTAGACCCCTGGGGCTGCTTCGACATTGCCAGTGATCTGTCCGCTGGAACTGACCTTCAGGCCTGAGGGCATGGTCGTGCCAGCATCTTGAACCCACTCTACCGGTGAAGTGCAGCCGTATCTTTTCAATGGATGCGAATAAGGTGCGCCGATGTACGCGATGGGTAAACGCCAGTGGGAGATGGCGACCGGCCTGTCTTTATCCATTTCGCCTTTTGTCAAAGTCCCCAAAGAAGTGTGCCTAAATAGACCCTCCGGCCGCACCGTTTGCACTAGTCTTTGCGTCCAAGGCATATCCATTCCCATTCGGTAGTGGTAATGGTTGTTTACGATTTCCCAGCCCACATCTAAGGGATAGTTCTTTTCAAATCGATCATCTTTTGTGTCGACCACTTCTCCTAGATACTCAAAGCCTTTAGCCAGGCGGTAATCTAGCCATGCGTAAGCATCAACCCCCTGGTTCCACGCCATCTCGCAAGTTTGTATTAACGCTCCGAGTCCCTCCTCGGAGTGAGCGATATCTCTCCATAATTCTGCTGGCTGTCCATTTTCAAGGGGGACATTCGTCGGCAGGTAAATCTTGAGACGGTACACGGCTAAATCAAAAAGTTCTGGATCATCTTTGAAGATTGCAGTGGCCATGAGGGATTCGGTAATAGACGACATCCAATTGTTTTCGTGCTCCACCCGTTTAAGCAACGTTGGCATGAACGCTTTGTCGTACATGGCCATAAATTTCTTTTCGGTTTCAGGCCTCCACTTGGGATAGGTGTGCTTTACAATTTCCGCACCCCGCATAAACATGGTGCCCATCAAGCCGATCCTCAGGTCTTTCGTTTTCCCAGTTACTTCCTCTAAAGTTGAGTAGGCATCCATGATGTTCAGAACATTTTCAGCATACACTTCTTCTTGAGTGACAGACCACATCAACGCTTGGATCCAGCAGGCCTGGGCATCTCTTTCGCCTGAACCCCATTTAAAATGTTCTGTATTGGGCGTGTAATTTTTCACAGCCCTGCGGTCATTTTTGAGCACCTCAAAAGCAGACTTCTGAGGTTCGATTCCTCTATTGATTCGGTCCCGCATCAAATCCAATTGTTCTCCAGTCATTAAGATCCCTGGGTGGATCATGGGAGCGCGTTCAACCTTAGCATTCTGTGCAAAACTTGCCTGAGAAAGAATGAGTACAATCAAGACGGGTGTGATCGCGATTGGACGTAATAAAGATTTCATGTTTCCTCTTTTCTTGTTGTTGTCATTTCTTTGAATGCCCATCAAAAAAATGTTTGCTTCAATGTTAATTACAAAAGGGCCGGTTCACCTGGCCACATTTGGCCGGACTAAATTGCTGATAGAAAATCTGATTCCAAGGCCATCGTGCAAGGACGGCACCTTCTGGCAATGATTTGCAAAAACACTCTTCTAGAATTGGTGGGAATTGGAGCGGAAGGAAATGGCGATCGGCATGGACGAATCCGCTGACGACTGGAATCTCAATCGCCGGAATCATGCACGCTGGTGCCGAACCATCATCTTGACTAACTAAAAAGGTCAGCCAACGG
Proteins encoded in this region:
- a CDS encoding alginate lyase family protein translates to MKSLLRPIAITPVLIVLILSQASFAQNAKVERAPMIHPGILMTGEQLDLMRDRINRGIEPQKSAFEVLKNDRRAVKNYTPNTEHFKWGSGERDAQACWIQALMWSVTQEEVYAENVLNIMDAYSTLEEVTGKTKDLRIGLMGTMFMRGAEIVKHTYPKWRPETEKKFMAMYDKAFMPTLLKRVEHENNWMSSITESLMATAIFKDDPELFDLAVYRLKIYLPTNVPLENGQPAELWRDIAHSEEGLGALIQTCEMAWNQGVDAYAWLDYRLAKGFEYLGEVVDTKDDRFEKNYPLDVGWEIVNNHYHYRMGMDMPWTQRLVQTVRPEGLFRHTSLGTLTKGEMDKDRPVAISHWRLPIAYIGAPYSHPLKRYGCTSPVEWVQDAGTTMPSGLKVSSSGQITGNVEAAPGVYKLVLKSSGSSCDPVSTTYYLPVKNLLPAAQVNVAEPGLWYEYRTPHFDTDPGLDSFESSASGTTPTFSFSVAKDEQYAIRFSGYLDVPADGNYSFQVGTENQSRLYIDDQLVVDHWMRDNRARIAWAQFDSELGLKAGKHKIVLTVNNGNYRKGMLYGEWPSMRNLFEVQWKIPGATSHDPIPKSALSNPGDSSALRPVQPVQ